Genomic DNA from Candidatus Sulfurimonas marisnigri:
TTTAGAGTATGAGCCTCAAACGAAAACACTTAGAAAAGATGGACATGTAATAGCTCTTGGAGAAGTTCAAGAACAGCTGTTTAATCTTTTTATACATAATATTAACAAAATTCTTGATAAAGATTTACTAATGGGGTGCTTAGAAAAACCGTCGCCGACGGCCCTAAGAGTAGCACTTACAAAACTAAAGCAGACAACCGGACTCAACATAAAAAATATTCGCTCCATAGGATATATACTTGAGTAGAGTAGAACTTGAATCATTTTTAAAAAGTTTTATACTGTTTTTCAGCTCTCTTGGGCTATTGATAGGTATACTTTTTTATATTAACTACACTAAGGAGATTCAAACTCTTGATGAGAAAATATTTTCCCAAATGAGAGTTTGCAGTTTCAATTTGAAATGTGAACAGTTTCAAATAGACTTTATACCGATGCATAAACATGAACTTTATACGCTGTATAAAGATGAGAGTGGACTAAGTAGCTACTACCCGATTCCAAATTCTAAAAAATATGTAATGTCTTTTAATTTTAATACACAAAGCTACAAAACAGAGCTTAATAGACTACAAAATAGTGCGCTTTGGAATTTTTTTATAATATTTGGAATAATTTTCATACTGTCAATTCTATTTTCTTTTTATGCTTTGCATCCACTTAGAAGTGCTTTGCTGCTAACACAGGAGTTTATAAAAGATATACTCCATGATTTTAACACTCCAATTGCTTCGCTTAGACTTAACAGCTCTATGCTTAAACACGAACTAAGAGATAACAAAAAAATAGACAGGATTGAGCAGAGTGTTCAAAATATACTAAATCTACAACAGCATCTACGTTCATATTTAAATAATCATCTATTAGAAAAAGAGATATTTGAGTTAAAAAGTACTATACAAATTCATATACATATGTTAGAAAAAAACTACCCTGATATAAAATTTGAGGTAGATATGCAAGATTTAAATATCTCTACATGTAAGGATGCTTTCATCCGAATAATAGATAATATTTTAACAAATGCAGCCAAGTACAATAAACAAAATGGCTCTGTTAAAATAAATTATGACCATAAAACAAAAAACTTGTATATTATCGATACAGGAAAGGGGATAAAAAACCCTAAAAGAATGTTTGATAGATTTTATAAAGAGCAAGATAGGGGTATAGGGATAGGTCTTCATATTGTCAAAAAACTATGTGATGAGCTGGGAATAAAAATCAGTGTCAAAAGTGAACCAAACAAAGGAACAGAGTTTACACTAAACATTTCCAAACTAACACTTGACTAACAAACATGTGCAATACTTGCAACATCAAAACAAAGGATATACAATGAAAACTTTAACATTGGGAGCGACTTTAATGTTGCTAGGGACTTTTACATTAGGTATGTCGGCAACGATAGATGAGCAAATTTCAGCGATTGAAACAGCAACTACGACACAAGAAAGAGTGAGACTTGTAAATGAGTTTAAAACAACTCTCTCAACTATGAGTGCGCAAGAAAGAGCAGTAGCCATTGATCAACTAAGATCAACTATGCAGACGGATGGGGAACAAGTTCAGACAAGAACTCAAACTAGAGAGAGAAGTCGTCTTAATCAAATGGATGAAACTCAATTAATGCAACAGAACCAAATAAGAAATCAGAATCAAGTTGGATCACAATATATGCAACAAAATGCTGGTGGTTCTAGTAAATTTATGAATAAAAGATAGGCTTTACAAAATAACTAGGAATGTATCGTCATTTTGACGATACAGGAGGATGTCTACATGTACAAAAAAATAATAACTCTTTTAGCGATAACCTCGCTTAGTCTATCTGCTTATAGCGATAAAGATTTGGATGGTGTCGATGACAGCTTAGATCAATGTCCCAATACATACTTTAGTGAGTTGGTGGATATGAATGGTTGTACAATTGAAAATTTAAGTGGTGAACATCATTTTGATATTATATATGGTCTTAATTTTACGAAGGCCGATTACACAACTACCGAGAAGACAGATACTACTACACAAGATTTACAATTAGATTACTATTATAGAAATTTTTCCCTTCAGATTATTAGTTCTTACTACAACTACAATAATAAAACATACGATAAGAGTGGCATGAACGACCTATTTATAGCTGCTTACTATAAACTATCTCCAACAAATGAGTTAACGCTAAGGTTTGGAGCTGGAGTAACTATACCCACTTATGATTCACTGCTAAATAATAACAATTCTGACTACACAGCATCTATGAATATTGGATACAAACTAGAAAGTATAAATTTATTTGCAGGGTACAGCTACACAATAATAAATGATGATGATGTAGCGGGAGTAGCCTCATATCAAAATACAAATTCTTTCACTGCCGGTGCTGGTTTTTACCCACAAAAAAATCTATACGTCAGTGGCTCTTACAATAATAGTGACAGCATATACACAAATGTAGATACAATAAGAACCATTTCTCTTTATACTTTTTACAATATAGATGCTAATTGGTTTGCAAGCTTTAGTTACTCTTATGGAGTAAGTGATAGTGCTAGTGATAGCTCTACATCATTTCGTGTAGGCTATTATTTTTAAAACAATAGTTCCTCTTCTGCTTTTACTTCCGCCTCAGCGCGAGGTGGCTTGGAGATATCGCTAAAGTACTCTTTTCTACCATTTACATCTACTTCTATTATTCCTTCTGGTGCTTCAAACTTTCTTTTTATTTGTGGATATAATCTCAATATATGTTGATAAAACATTGAAAATGCTGGTCCAGATATTCTACCGCCTGTCTCTTTTATATGCATAGGAGTATTGTCATCATTTCCAAACCAAACTATAGTCTCAATTGTTGGTGAATAACCTGCAAACCATCCATCCATATTATTATTAGTAGTTCCTGTTTTTCCGGCAAGCTCTATCCCTTTTGATCTTGCTCTTCTTCCTGTCCCTTTTTTTATAACATCTTTTAATATTGTAGTTATTATATAAGCTTGAGTAGGTTCTGTAATAAAACGTGTTTGCTCTTTTTTCTCATATATTGTAGTTGATTTTTTATCTATATAGCGTAT
This window encodes:
- a CDS encoding sensor histidine kinase yields the protein MSRVELESFLKSFILFFSSLGLLIGILFYINYTKEIQTLDEKIFSQMRVCSFNLKCEQFQIDFIPMHKHELYTLYKDESGLSSYYPIPNSKKYVMSFNFNTQSYKTELNRLQNSALWNFFIIFGIIFILSILFSFYALHPLRSALLLTQEFIKDILHDFNTPIASLRLNSSMLKHELRDNKKIDRIEQSVQNILNLQQHLRSYLNNHLLEKEIFELKSTIQIHIHMLEKNYPDIKFEVDMQDLNISTCKDAFIRIIDNILTNAAKYNKQNGSVKINYDHKTKNLYIIDTGKGIKNPKRMFDRFYKEQDRGIGIGLHIVKKLCDELGIKISVKSEPNKGTEFTLNISKLTLD
- a CDS encoding DUF3187 domain-containing protein; protein product: MYKKIITLLAITSLSLSAYSDKDLDGVDDSLDQCPNTYFSELVDMNGCTIENLSGEHHFDIIYGLNFTKADYTTTEKTDTTTQDLQLDYYYRNFSLQIISSYYNYNNKTYDKSGMNDLFIAAYYKLSPTNELTLRFGAGVTIPTYDSLLNNNNSDYTASMNIGYKLESINLFAGYSYTIINDDDVAGVASYQNTNSFTAGAGFYPQKNLYVSGSYNNSDSIYTNVDTIRTISLYTFYNIDANWFASFSYSYGVSDSASDSSTSFRVGYYF